The proteins below are encoded in one region of Colletotrichum lupini chromosome 5, complete sequence:
- a CDS encoding oxidoreductase, translated as MAAGKTFNVGIIGYGLSAKVFHIPFINLTPQFKLHSIVQRKPTASSSAPNDYPELKHHTSLEPMLQDPDVDIINILTPPNTHFSFSKQALQAGKHVLVEKPFVPTIEEAEELIQIARENERLICVYQNRRWDSDFLTVKKMIADGVFGRVYEFDTHFDRFRADRPTSWKGELTMAEGGGALFDLGSHLIDQAYNLFGMPETVYGKLVRQRDGKFDPEDPDSVHAQLCYQDGLIVSIRIGVMSVETSQPRFWVRGTKASYHKTCLDPQEDQLKAGAKPTDPGFGVEDPMNGGRLLLVKEGGQVEERMKPTHKPETYLKLFEGFAKAVETGREEYVPVPAREARDVLRIIHAVKESAKSGREVRF; from the exons ATGGCAGCAGGCAAGACATTCAACGTTGGAATCATTGGATATGG ACTATCCGCCAAGGTTTTCCACATCCCTTTCATCAACCTCACACCTCAGTTCAAGTTGCACAGCATCGTCCAACGGAAGCCCACAGCCTCCTCCTCAGCACCAAATGACTACCCTGAGCTGAAGCACCACACCTCCCTGGAGCCCATGCTCCAGGACCCCGATGTTGACATTATCAACATCCTCACACCACCCAACACTCACTTCAGCTTCTCCAAGCAGGCCCTGCAGGCCGGCAAGCACGTTCTAGTCGAGAAGCCCTTCGTGCCCACCATCGAGGAGGCCGAGGAACTCATCCAGATCGCTAGGGAGAATGAGCGCCTCATCTGCGTCTATCAGAACCGTCGCTGGGACAGTGACTTCCTCACGGTCAAGAAGATGATTGCCGATGGCGTCTTTGGCCGTGTCTACGAGTTCGACACCCACTTTGACCGCTTCCGCGCCGACCGCCCTACGTCATGGAAGGGTGAGCTGACCATGGCCGAGGGAGGCGGCGCCCTGTTCGACCTGGGATCCCACCTCATTGACCAGGCCTACAACCTCTTTGGCATGCCAGAGACCGTCTACGGCAAGCTCGTCAGACAACGCGACGGCAAGTTCGACCCCGAAGACCCCGACAGCGTGCACGCGCAGCTCTGCTACCAAGACGGCCTCATCGTCAGCATACGCATCGGCGTCATGAGCGTCGAGACAAGCCAGCCTCGCTTCTGGGTGCGCGGCACCAAGGCTAGCTACCACAAGACCTGCCTCGATCCGCAGGAGGACCAGTTGAAGGCCGGCGCGAAGCCCACCGATCCTGGTTTCGGTGTCGAAGACCCCATGAACGGCGGGAGGTTGCTGCTGGTCAAGGAGGGCGGCCAGGTCGAGGAGCGCATGAAGCCGACGCACAAGCCGGAGACGTACCTCAAGCTCTTCGAGGGATTCGCCAAGGCTGTTGAGACTGGAAGGGAGGAGTACGTTCCTGTGCCGGCGAGAGAGGCACGGGATGTCCTGCGTATCATCCACGCTGTCAAGGAGAGCGCAAAGTCGGGACGCGAGGTTCGGTTCTAA
- a CDS encoding ABC transporter produces MVSSSKEKRLAKKAAEGKLDKKKGSKNVSTTASSVNGDEIAANNDSEEVKRLADQMDKHGISDRVTTGVLASTQASRDVKITSASLVFHGRVLFNDTTLELTYGRRYGLLGENGCGKSTLLKAIAAREFPIPEHVDIYLLNEGAPPSELGALEWVVTEAEREMERLDKLAEKILEDEGPESPVLMDLYEHMEKMDPSTFATRASLILTGLGFNKVTIHKKTKDMSGGWRMRVALAKALFVKPSLLLLDDPTAHLDLEACVWLEEYLKKWDRTLVLVSHSMDFLNGVCTTMIDMRGKQLLYYGGNYDIYDRTRTEQETNQMKAYQKQQDEIVHIKKFIASAGTYANLVRQAKSRQKILDKMEADGFIQPVIPDKVFTFRFADVEKLPPPVLSFDDVTFSYSGDPKDDLYRNIDLGFDMDSRTALVGPNGVGKSTLLRLMTGKLSPTAGSVTRHTHLKLGLYSQHSAEQLDLTKSALDFVREKYAEKSQDYQYWRQQLGRYGLTGEAQTSLIGTLSDGQKSRIVFALLAIESPNMLLLDEPTNGLDIPTIDSLAEAINAFSGGVIVVSHDFRLLDKIAKQILVCEDRTIKPWGDSIGAYKNYLRKKMVSTGAV; encoded by the exons ATGGTTTCCTCATCCAAGGAGAAGAGACTCGCCAAGAAGGCCGCCGAGGGCAAGCTCGATAAGAAGAAGGGCTCTAAGAATGTCAGCACGACTGCCTCATCGGTCAACGGCGATGAAATCGCTGCCAACAATGACTCGGAAGAGGTCAAGCGCCTCGCCGACCAGATGGACAAGCACGGCATTTCTGACCGTGTCACCACCGGTGTTCTGGCCTCCACCCAGGCTAGCAGAGACGTCAAGATCACCAGTGCCTCCCTCGTCTTCCACGGCCGCGTCCTCTTCAACGACACCACCCTCGAGCTGACCTATGGCCGCCGATACGGTCTCTTGGGAGAGAACGGTTGCGGAAAGTCCACCCTTCTCAAGGCCATTGCCGCCCGCGAGTTCCCCATTCCCGAGCACGTCGATATCTACCTCTTGAACGAGGGTGCTCCTCCCAGCGAGCTCGGTGCCCTTGAATGGGTCGTTACTGAGGCCGAGCGCGAGATGGAGCGTCTCGACAAGTTGGCCGAGAAGATTCTCGAGGACGAGGGTCCCGAGTCACCTGTCCTCATGGACCTGTACGAG CACATGGAGAAAATGGACCCCTCTACCTTCGCTACCCGCGCCTCCCTTATCTTGACCGGTCTGGGTTTCAATAAGGTCACCATCCACAAGAAGACAAAGGACATGTCTGGTGGCTGGAGAATGCGTGTCGCCCTTGCCAAGGCTTTGTTTGTCAAGCCCTCGCTGCTGTTGCTCGACGACCCTACTGCCCATTTGGATCTCGAGGCCTGTGTGTGGCTTGAGGAGTACCTGAAGAAGTGGGATCGTACCTTGGTCCTCGTTTCCCACTCCATGGATTTCCTTAATGGTGTTTGCACCACCATGATCGACATGCGTGGCAAGCAGCTCCTCTACTACGGAGGTAACTACGACATCTACGACAGAACCCGTACCGAGCAGGAGACGAACCAGATGAAGGCCTACCAGAAGCAACAGGACGAAATTGTGCACATCAAGAAGTTCATTGCCAGCGCCGGTACCTACGCCAACTTGGTCAGACAGGCAAAGTCCCGTCAGAAGATTCTCGACAAGATGGAGGCCGACGGTTTCATCCAGCCCGTCATCCCCGATAAAGTCTTCACCTTCCGTTTCGCCGACGTCGAGAAGCTCCCCCCTCCCGTTCTGTCTTTCGACGACGTTACCTTTTCTTACTCTGGCGACCCCAAGGACGACTTGTACCGTAACATTGACCTCGGTTTCGACATGGACTCCCGTACCGCGCTCGTCGGACCCAACGGTGTTGGCAAGTCTACTCTGCTGCGCCTGATGACCGGCAAGCTCTCCCCCACCGCCGGTTCCGTCACCCGCCACACCCACTTGAAGCTTGGTCTGTACTCCCAGCACAGCGCTGAGCAGCTCGACTTGACCAAGTCCGCCCTGGACTTCGTCCGTGAGAAGTACGCAGAGAAGTCCCAGGACTACCAGTACTGGCGCCAGCAACTCGGCCGCTACGGTCTGACCGGTGAGGCCCAGACCTCCCTGATCGGCACCCTGTCCGACGGACAGAAGTCCCGTATCGTCTTCGCTCTGCTTGCCATCGAGTCCCCCAACATGCTGTTGCTCGACGAGCCTACCAACGGTCTGGATATTCCCACCATTGACTCCCTGGCCGAGGCCATCAACGCCTTCTCTGGTGGTGTTATCGTCGTCTCCCACGACTTCAG ACTTCTTGACAAGATTGCCAAGCAGATTCTCGTGTGCGAGGACCGGACCATCAAGCCTTGGGGCGACTCCATCGGAGCGTACAAGAACTACCTTCGCAAGAAGATGGTTTCTACCGGCGCTGTCTAA
- a CDS encoding SNF2 family domain-containing protein — MTSPSLRHAASPSVHASSNGGAVASLPPLGKAEPSPLKAPASTPSRADPMSFSNILSSAEPVSKPKSKSPPPVEEKEKERENEKEKEKEKAVEPKTDREKPRSVDPPVKTERTERSEREAEIELRPEPVKERSSTPLARKERKERVPRKSKSRASDIRDAESTPKSSRRASSKLETPTPRIPSKRQANGQPKQKTLPADKEKKVTDLIAQLDADADELTDSELTADRAEYQESGNKRRRLLQDKDSKRNVERRDEFSREMGRRLGTHADLGKRRYDDIYYEEAMNEVRERELFAEKERKKDMQRKRRREKSMAVTMEQQKLALERARLAEDETEKAKHLRDAERANKKALQTKLILQKGIKGPARNLAELNLDGGTMATYQASDMEPGTKPKGKGRSGPRPKKSKEQKQAEKDAAEAAQAAIDAGEELPIKEEGKIRIKFNKKSKDKDKEKNKDKDVDQDEPDVEVEGDGDVDIDEDTIVEPVKEKKERKSKKEKKEKKEEKPEEPPNKDAKFETKGFLQIYDQIWRDLARKDVSKTYKMAAESYQTKASNLKKTAILASKEAKRWQLRTNKGTKDQQARAKRVMRDMMGFWKRNEREERDLRKAAEKQEIENARKEEAEREAARQKRKLNFLISQTELYSHFIGKKIKTDEVERSTDNPEIAAENKDETAHNKHLDIAEPTGPLGAKVTDFENLTFEEEDEENLRQAAMANAQNAIAEAQRKARAFNEPEGPDMDEEGEMNFQNPAGMGDVAIEQPKLINAQLKEYQLKGLNWLANLYEQGINGILADEMGLGKTVQSISVMAYLAEKYDIWGPFLVVAPASTLHNWEQEIRKFVPEFKILPYWGSAGDRKVLRKFWDRKHTTYKKDASFHVCVTSYQLVVSDVAYFQKMKWQYMILDEAQAIKSSQSSRWKSLLNFHCRNRLLLTGTPIQNNMQELWALLHFIMPSLFDSHDEFSEWFSKDIESHAQSNTKLNEDQLKRLHMILKPFMLRRVKKHVQKELGDKIEEDVYCDLTYRQRAIYSNLRNQISIMDLIEKATTGDNDDSGTLMNLVMQFRKVCNHPDLFERADTTSPFSFGYFAETASFVREGNNVAVGYSTRNLIEYELPRLLWRQDGRLYKADRGNLKAGWRNKILQHMMNIFTPEHIRDSLEGSDAFSFLRFADTSPTEVYKASHEDVFSRAVELSQKKDRLPLMKIAYDDAEDANFTPAHALFKIAARNNRQPLADITQEGIMANLMNVAREEYVDSGLGRLEQAGRPRASAPPIEVSCCSSGTGLETESILFNRSMRKSLFGPTIQEERAMVTEKLPFDRFPPRKLLPAPDNDKKKFNNIATPSMRRFVTDSGKLATLDKLLTKLKAEGHRVLLYFQMTRMIDLMEEYLTYRNYKYCRLDGSTKLEDRRDTVADFQTRPEIFIFLLSTRAGGLGINLTSADTVIFYDSDWNPTIDSQAMDRAHRLGQTRQVTVYRLITKGTIEERIRKRAMQKEEVQRVVIQGGGASVDFSGRRAPENRNRDIAMWLADDEQAEMIEQREKEMLQAGEFDKPEKKKKTTKRKRVVNEDVSLDEMYHEGEGNFDDNRNGANGTSGTATPVAEPEVKGTKKQRRGGGKKAKTLKQRLALADGQV, encoded by the exons ATGACGTCCCCCAGTCTGCGGCATGCTGCGTCGCCCAGCGTGCATGCATCTTCCAATGGTGGCGCCGTCGCGTCTCTGCCTCCTCTAGGCAAGGCCGAGCCGTCTCCCTTGAAAGCTCCTGCTAGT ACCCCCAGCCGCGCTGACCCTATGTCTTTCTCCAACATTCTCTCGAGTGCCGAACCCGTTTCAAAACCAAAGTCGAAATCACCGCCACCCGTCGAAGAGAAAGAAAAGGAAAGGGAAAAtgaaaaggaaaaggaaaaagaGAAGGCTGTTGAGCCCAAGACCGACCGTGAGAAGCCCCGCTCTGTCGACCCTCCAGTCAAGACCGAGCGCACCGAGCGCAGCGAGCGCGAAGCCGAGATTGAACTCCGACCGGAGCCCGTCAAGGAGAGATCCAGCACTCCCCTGGCCCGTAAGGAGAGAAAAGAGCGAGTACCTAGAAAGTCAAAGTCGAGAGCTTCCGATATCAGAGATGCCGAATCGACTCCCAAGAGCAGCCGCCGTGCTTCGTCCAAACTCGAGACACCAACACCTCGCATCCCCTCCAAGCGCCAGGCCAATGGCCAGCCGAAGCAAAAAACCCTGCCTGCCGATAAAGAAAAGAAGGTTACGGATCTGATTGCTCAGCTCGATGCCGATGCCGACGAACTTACCGACTCCGAACTCACAGCTGATCGTGCCGAGTACCAAGAAAGCGGCAACAAGCGACGTCGCCTCTTGCAAGATAAGGATAGCAAGCGCAATGTCGAGCGACGCGACGAGTTCTCGAGAGAGATGGGCCGCAGATTGGGCACTCACGCCGATCTCGGCAAACGCCGCTACGACGACATCTACTACGAGGAGGCCATGAACGAGGTCCGAGAACGTGAGCTCTTTGCCGAAAAGGAGCGCAAGAAGGACATGCAGCGCAAGCGTCGTCGTGAAAAGTCCATGGCTGTCACCATGGAACAACAGAAGCTTGCGCTGGAGCGCGCACGATTGGCCGAAGATGAGACCGAAAAGGCGAAGCACCTGCGGGATGCCGAGCGTGCTAACAAAAAGGCTCTGCAAACGAAGTTGATTCTCCAGAAGGGCATCAAGGGCCCCGCTCGCAACCTCGCCGAGCTCAACCTGGACGGAGGCACCATGGCCACCTACCAAGCGTCTGACATGGAACCCGGCACGAAGCCCAAGGGCAAGGGTCGCAGCGGTCCTCGGCCCAAGAAGTCGAAGGAGCAGAAGCAGGCCGAGAAGGACGCTGCAGAGGCTGCGCAAGCCGCCATCGACGCTGGCGAGGAGCTCCCGATCAAGGAAGAGGGCAAGATCCGCATCAAGTTCAACAAGAAGTCCAAAGACAAGGACAAAGAGAAGAACAAGGACAAGGATGTGGATCAGGATGAGCCCGACGTCGAGGTCGAAGGCGACGGCGACGTCGACATTGACGAGGATACCATCGTCGAGCCCgtcaaggagaagaaggagcgcAAGAGCAAGAAAgaaaagaaggagaagaaggaggagaagccCGAGGAGCCTCCCAACAAGGACGCCAAGTTCGAGACCAAGGGTTTCCTCCAAATTTACGACCAGATTTGGCGCGATCTCGCCCGCAAGGATGTCTCAAAGACCTACAAGATGGCGGCCGAGTCCTACCAGACCAAGGCGTCCAACCTTAAGAAGACAGCCATCCTCGCATCTAAAGAGGCCAAGAGGTGGCAGCTGCGGACGAACAAGGGCACCAAGGATCAGCAGGCCCGTGCCAAGCGTGTTATGCGTGACATGATGGGCTTCTGGAAGCGCAACGAGCGTGAGGAGCGTGATCTCAGAAAGGCTGCCGAGAAGCAGGAGATTGAGAACGCCCGCAAGGAAGAAGCCGAGCGCGAAGCTGCCCGCCAGAAGAGAAAGCTCAACTTCCTCATCTCGCAGACTGAGCTGTACTCCCATTTCATCGGCAAGAAGATCAAGACGGATGAGGTCGAACGCAGTACCGATAACCCCGAGATTGCAGCCGAGAACAAGGACGAGACTGCCCACAACAAGCATCTCGATATCGCTGAACCGACAGGACCTTTGGGCGCCAAGGTCACTGACTTTGAGAATCTCACCTTTGAGGAGGAAGACGAGGAGAACCTGCGCCAAGCCGCCATGGCCAATGCTCAGAATGCCATCGCCGAGGCACAGAGAAAGGCCAGAGCTTTCAACGAGCCCGAGGGCCCCGATATGGACGAGGAGGGCGAGATGAACTTCCAGAACCCTGCCGGCATGGGCGACGTTGCCATCGAGCAGCCCAAGCTCATCAACGCGCAGCTCAAGGAGTACCAGCTCAAGGGTCTTAACTGGCTCGCTAACCTGTACGAGCAAGGTATCAACGGCATTCTCGCCGACGAGATGGGTCTTGGAAAGACTGTTCAGTCGATTTCCGTCATGGCCTACCTCGCTGAGAAGTACGATATCTGGGGTCCgttcctcgtcgtcgcgcCCGCGTCTACGCTTCACAACTGGGAACAGGAAATCCGAAAGTTCGTCCCCGAGTTCAAGATCCTTCCCTACTGGGGTTCTGCTGGTGACCGAAAGGTCTTGCGAAAGTTCTGGGACCGCAAGCACACCACCTACAAGAAGGATGCATCGTTCCACGTCTGTGTCACGTCGTACCAGCTCGTCGTCTCTGATGTCGCCTACTTCCAGAAGATGAAGTGGCAGTACATGATTCTCGACGAGGCGCAGGCCATCAAGAGCTCGCAGAGTTCCAGATGGAAGAGCTTGCTCAACTTCCACTGCCGTAACCGTCTCTTGCTCACGGGTACCCCCATCCAGAACAACATGCAGGAACTGTGGGCCTTGCTCCATTTCATCATGCCGTCGCTCTTCGATTCTCACGACGAGTTCAGCGAGTGGTTCTCCAAGGATATTGAGTCACACGCACAAAGTAACACGAAGCTCAACGAAGATCAGCTCAAACGTCTGCACATGATTCTGAAGCCGTTCATGTTGCGTCGTGTCAAGAAGCATGTCCAGAAGGAGCTTGGAGACAAGATCGAGGAGGATGTCTACTGCGATCTCACCTACAGACAGCGCGCCATTTACAGCAACCTGCGGAACCAGATCAGTATCATGGATCTCATTGAGAAGGCTACGACGGGTGATAATGACGACTCTGGAACTCTCATGAACCTCGTCATGCAATTCCGAAAGGTTTGCAACCATCCCGACCTGTTCGAGAGAGCCGACACGACCTCTCCTTTCTCTTTCGGCTACTTCGCGGAGACGGCTTCCTTTGTCAGAGAAGGCAACAACGTCGCCGTCGGCTACTCTACTCGAAACTTGATTGAGTACGAGTTGCCTCGTCTCCTTTGGAGACAAGATGGCAGGCTCTACAAGGCCGACCGCGGCAACCTGAAGGCTGGCTGGCGCAACAAGATTCTGCAGCACATGATGAACATCTTCACTCCAGAGCACATCCGCGACAGTCTCGAGGGATCCGACGCGTTTTCCTTCCTGCGTTTCGCTGATACCAGCCCGACCGAGGTCTATAAGGCTAGCCACGAGGACGTCTTCTCTCGTGCCGTCGAATTGTCTCAGAAGAAGGATCGCTTGCCCCTCATGAAGATTGCTTACGACGACGCCGAAGACGCCAACTTCACCCCCGCTCATGCCTTGTTCAAGATCGCCGCCCGCAACAACAGACAACCCCTTGCAGACATCACTCAAGAGGGCATCATGGCTAACCTCATGAACGTGGCCCGAGAGGAGTATGTCGACAGCGGCTTGGGACGCTTGGAGCAGGCCGGTCGCCCGCGCGCCTCTGCTCCACCCATTGAGGTGAGCTGCTGTAGCAGTGGAACCGGTCTGGAGACGGAAAGTATCCTGTTCAACAGATCCATGCGCAAGAGTTTGTTTGGCCCCACGATCCAGGAAGAACGGGCCATGGTTACTGAGAAGCTTCCCTTTGACCGATTCCCGCCCCGCAAGTTGCTCCCTGCGCCGGATAACGACAAGAAGAAATTCAACAACATTGCGACTCCGTCAATGCGCCGTTTTGTTACTGACAGCGGCAAACTGGCCACTCTCGACAAGCTGTTGACCAAGCTCAAGGCCGAGGGTCATCGTGTGCTGCTCTACTTCCAGATGACACGCATGATCGATCTCATGGAGGAGTACCTTACGTACCGCAATTACAAGTATTGCCGTCTCGATGGTTCGACCAAGCTCGAAGACAGAAGAGATACTGTCGCCGACTTCCAGACTCGTCCCGAGATCTTCATCTTCCTTCTGTCGACCCGTGCTGGTGGTCTTGGTATCAATCTTACCTCTGCTGACACCGTCATCTTCTACGACTCCGACTGGAACCCTACGATCGATTCGCAGGCCATGGACAGAGCTCACAGACTGGGTCAGACTCGACAGGTTACCGTGTACCGTCTCATCACTAAGGGAACGATTGAGGAGCGTATCCGGAAGCGTGCCATGCAAAAGGAAGAGGTGCAGCGCGTCGTCATCCAGGGAGGTGGTGCCAGTGTTGACTTCTCTGGTCGCCGCGCTCCCGAGAACCGCAACCGCGATATTGCCATGTGGCTTGCCGACGATGAGCAGGCGGAGATGATTGAGCAGCGTGAGAAGGAGATGCTTCAGGCCGGCGAATTCGACAAGcccgagaagaagaagaagacgacgaAGCGCAAGCGGGTGGTCAATGAGGACGTCAGCCTGGACGAGATGTACCACGAGG GCGAGGGCAACTTTGATGACAACCGCAATGGAGCCAACGGAACCTCGGGTACCGCCACGCCTGTAGCCGAGCCCGAAGTGAAGGGAACCAAGAAGCAACGCAGAGGCGGTGGCAAGAAGGCCAAGACACTGAAACAGAGACTTGCCCTTGCCGACGGACAAGTCTAA
- a CDS encoding endopolygalacturonase, whose translation MKFLSVVAGLSALAAAAPAELDTRASCTFTDAKTAMSKKTSCTDIVLNGIKVPAGETLDLTGLKDGTKVTFKGTTTFGYKEWEGPLIAIGGKKVSVVGASGNSISCQGERWWDGKGGNGGKKKPKFFKVKINDGSISGLNVKNTPAHGFSISGVSGLKVSNILFDNKDGDSKGGHNTDAFDVGTSSDVTISGAKVYNQDDCLAINSGTGITFENGYCYGSHGLSIGSVGGRSDNTVQNVIIRDSTIEKADNGIRIKTIANKTGKVNGITFENITLKNINKKGIVIQQDYENGSPTGKPTAGIPITDVTVKNVKGTVAAKGTNVYILCAKGACSNWKWSGVSVTGGKSSSECSGIPSGSGAKC comes from the exons ATGAAGTTCCTCTCCGTTGTCGCGGGCCTCAGCGCCCTGGCTGCCGCCGCCCCCGCCGAGCTCGATACCCGTGCCTCGTGCACCTTCACCGACGCCAAGACGGCCATGTCCAAGAAGACCTCCTGCACCGACATCGTCCTCAACGGCATCAAGGTTCCCGCCGGCGAGACCCTCGACCTCACCGGCCTCAAGGACGGAACCAAGGTTACCTTCAAGGGCACCACCACCTTCGGCTACAAGGAGTGGGAGGGCCCTCTCATCGCCATCGGCGGTAAGAAGGTCAGCGTTGTCGGTGCTTCCGGCAACTCCATCTCCTGCCAGGGTGAGCGCTGGTGGGACGGCAAGGGAGGCAACGGTGGCAAGAAGAAGCCCAAGTTCTTCAAGGTCAAGATCAACGACGGTTCCATCTCTGGCCTGAACGTCAAGAACACCCCGGCCCACGGATTCTCCATCAGCGGCGTTTCTGGCCTCAAGGT CTCCAACATCCTTTTCGACAACAAGGATGGTGACTCCAAGGGTGGCCACAACACCGATGCCTTCGATGTCGGTACGTCTTCTGACGTGACCATCTCCGGCGCCAAGGTCTACAACCAGGACGACTGCCTGGCTATCAACTCTGGCACCGGTATCACTTTCGAGAACGGATACTGCTACGGCTCCCACGGCCTGTCCATCGGTTCCGTTGGTGGACGTAGCGACAACACCGTCCAGAACGTCATCATCCGTGACTCCACCATCGAGAAGGCCGACAACGGTATCCGCATCAAGACCATTGCCAACAAGACTGGCAAGGTCAACGGTATCACCTTCGAGAACATCACCCTCAAGAACATCAACAAGAAGGGCATTGTCATCCAGCAGGATTACGAGAACGGCAGCCCTACCGGCAAGCCCACCGCTGGTATTCCCATCACCGACGTCACCGTCAAGAACGTTAAGGGTACCGTCGCCGCGAAGGGCACCAACGTGTACATCCTTTGCGCCAAGGGTGCCTGCTCCAACTGGAAGTGGTCTGGCGTCTCCGTTACCGGTGGCAAGTCCTCTTCTGAGTGCTCTGGCATCCCTTCCGGCTCCGGTGCCAAGTGCTAA
- a CDS encoding short chain dehydrogenase, with protein MATAFLMGGYNFRPDSDIPDLTGKVVLVTGGNAGLGLETIRQIAKHNPRHIYLAGRSKEKGEAAIEALRKEGSSVAPISHLPLELSSFESIKAAAKQFNESSSRLDLLVNNAGIMATPEGLTKEGYEIQFGTNHMGHALFTQLLIPTLKKTATENPDVRVVFLSSGAEGWAPKDIYQFDKLKTQMPETPSRFRYGISKVANIHYAAALAERHPELKIVSVHPGIVDTNLAQSIISKSNFVLGTIVYLGTKIVAVSPQKGALNQLWASFSPDVKSGTFYFPVGVTGKGTRLSKDKDKREELWKWTEDELRSHL; from the coding sequence ATGGCGACAGCGTTTTTGATGGGCGGCTACAACTTCAGGCCGGACTCTGATATCCCAGACTTGACAGGAAAGGTCGTTCTCGTCACCGGTGGAAATGCCGGCCTCGGACTGGAGACCATCCGACAGATTGCAAAGCACAACCCTAGGCATATCTATCTCGCAGGACGCTCAAAGGAGAAGGGTGAAGCCGCAATTGAAGCACTGAGGAAAGAAGGCTCCAGCGTCGCGCCAATTTCTCACCTGCCGCTTGAATTGTCCTCATTTGAAAGCATCAAAGCCGCCGCTAAACAGTTCAATGAGTCTTCTTCTCGGCTGGACCTTCTCGTCAATAATGCTGGAATCATGGCGACGCCAGAGGGCCTCACAAAGGAGGGTTACGAGATCCAATTTGGTACAAACCACATGGGTCATGCACTTTTCACGCAACTCCTGATACCTACCTTGAAGAAGACGGCGACCGAGAATCCCGACGTGAGGGTCGTGTTCCTCTCCTCGGGCGCGGAAGGCTGGGCGCCCAAAGATATTTACCAGTTCGACAAGCTCAAGACCCAGATGCCCGAAACCCCCAGCCGCTTTCGTTACGGCATTTCAAAGGTGGCGAACATTCACTACGCCGCTGCCCTCGCCGAGCGGCATCCGGAGCTCAAGATTGTCAGCGTGCACCCGGGTATCGTCGACACAAATCTGGCACAATCCATCATCAGCAAGTCCAACTTCGTCTTAGGCACGATTGTGTACCTCGGCACTAAGATCGTAGCCGTCAGTCCCCAGAAGGGCGCGCTCAACCAGCTCTGGGCATCCTTCAGTCCAGACGTCAAGAGCGGCACCTTTTACTTCCCAGTTGGTGTCACCGGTAAAGGTACGAGATTGAGCAAGGACAAAGACAAAAGGGAGGAGTTATGGAAATGGACCGAAGACGAACTCCGGAGTCATTTGTAG